From the genome of Syngnathus acus chromosome 24, fSynAcu1.2, whole genome shotgun sequence, one region includes:
- the mtif3 gene encoding translation initiation factor IF-3, mitochondrial encodes MAAGCVRKVLYAVQMVNGGSPGSWTPTLRALGRSKKSSIFANHWRWSPFCTEVDNLNPTPAVKKKKDPHARTTITSVGRKISERQIQVISETGDNLGVLHRADVLRIMDEKGLKLVLLSERQEPPVYRLMSGKQIHEEQMKMWEKQKAKTAPVQVKELTFSSGIAAHDLTVKLKQVESWLEKKHHVRITLRSPRRESSNNLDQNLEQIVQRIDAMVGFVAKPKVIREGQAAMCILRPPSAKELSKRDKVQTSLAQTANAQAAQDETSPSDTQEHASTMINEK; translated from the exons ATGGCAGCAGGCTGTGTTAGGAAAGTACTTTATGCAGTCCAAATGGTGAATGGGGGCAGTCCAGGCTCCTGGACGCCAACATTAAGGGCTCTTGGGAGGAGCAAAAAGAGCAGCATCTTTGCTAACCATTGGAGATGGTCACCCTTCTGCACAGAGGTGGATAACTTGAACCCAACTCCtgcagtaaagaaaaaaaaggatcctCATGCTCGTACAACGATCACCAGCGTAGGCCGAAAAATCTCAGAGCGACAAATCCAAGTAATTAGTGAGACCGGAGACAACTTGGGTGTCCTCCACCGTGCGGATGTGCTCAGAATCATGGATGAGAAGGGTCTCAAACTGGTGCTGCTCAGTGAACGACAGGAGCCCCCAGTCTATCGCCTGATGAGTGGGAAACAAATCCATgaagaacaaatgaaaatgtgggAGAAACAGAAAGCAAAAACAG CTCCCGTGCAGGTCAAAGAGCTTACCTTTTCATCTGGCATCGCGGCTCACGACCTGACCGTCAAATTGAAGCAAGTAGAAAGCTGGTTGGAGAAAAAGCACCACGTTAGGATTACGTTGCGCTCGCCACGCAGAGAGTCTTCCAACAATCTG gATCAAAACTTAGAGCAGATCGTGCAACGAATAGATGCGATGGTGGGATTTGTCGCCAAGCCAAAAGTCATACGTGAGGGTCAAGCGGCCATGTGCATACTTCGGCCACCTTCAGCTAAGGAACTGTCCAAAAGAGACAAAGTACAAACTTCATTGGCGCAGACTGCCAACGCACAGGCTGCCCAGGATGAAACATCACCCTCGGACACACAAGAACACGCTTCAACAATGATCAACGAGAAATAA
- the knstrn gene encoding small kinetochore-associated protein — MSKIPRGHLHTEPKKSAHKNETATSAKSHQKHAVLRQKEHISRENVAPKVYKAISSRYELQAELKEQNQRLVAAKEELQKNLTETQQRVNHLEQQYSELENENSKVQKNLKDCQTILVAAKIDPISGELIGETARQNEEQRKEVMSVSTDLLKELKTFGDIATQQRSRLQELQKTMLDLTEAREQMMQERQAFALEAADLEKALTEAEALLL, encoded by the exons ATGTCAAAAATACCCAGAG GACACCTCCATACGGAGCCAAAGAAATCAGcccataaaaatgaaacagcaaCTTCAGCTAAGTCTCACCAAAAACATGCTGTCCTCAGACAAAAAGAACACATATCACG AGAAAATGTTGCGCCAAAGGTCTACAAAGC GATTTCCTCAAGATATGAACTGCAGGCAGAACTAAAGGAGCAAAATCAACGATTGGTGGCTGCCAAAGAGGAACTGCAGAAAAACCTTACGGAAACACAG CAAAGGGTCAACCATCTGGAGCAGCAGTACAGTGAACTTGAAAACGAGAACTCTAAGGTACAGAAAAACCTCAAGGACTGCCAGACAATCCTAGTGGCTGCCAAAATAGACCCAA TTTCAGGAGAACTAATTGGTGAAACTGCACGTCAGAATgaagaacaaagaaaagaagtcATG AGTGTCTCCACAGACCTGCTGAAAGAATTAAAAACTTTTGGTGACATTGCAACTCAGCAGCGTTCTCGACTGCAG GAACTCCAGAAAACAATGTTAGACCTGACTGAAGCACGAGAACAAATGATGCAAGAGAGACAGGCCTTTGCTCTGGAAGCTGCCGATTTGGAAAAAGCGCTCACGGAAGCAGAAGCTCTCTTATTGTAA